A region of Eschrichtius robustus isolate mEscRob2 chromosome 19, mEscRob2.pri, whole genome shotgun sequence DNA encodes the following proteins:
- the LOC137753051 gene encoding synaptobrevin homolog YKT6-like isoform X1 produces MKLYSLSVLYKGYAKAVLLKAAYDVSSFSFFQRSSVQEFMASTSQLIVECSLKGSKASTKEQEYLCHVYVTNDSLAGVVIADSEYSSWVAFTLLEKVLDEFSKQVDRIDWPVGSPGTSQYAGLDGHLSRYQNPREAHPMTKVQAELDETKIILQNTTESLLERGGKLDDLVSKSEALGIQFKAFYKTAQKQNSCCAIM; encoded by the coding sequence ATGAAGCTCTACAGCCTCAGCGTCCTGTACAAAGGCTATGCTAAAGCGGTGCTGCTCAAAGCCGCGTACGATGTGTCCTCCTTCAGCTTCTTCCAGAGATCCAGCGTTCAGGAATTCATGGCCTCCACAAGTCAACTGATTGTGGAGTGCTCCTTGAAAGGCAGCAAAGCTTCTACCAAAGAACAAGAATATCTGTGCCATGTCTACGTGACAAATGACAGTCTGGCGGGAGTGGTCATTGCTGACAGTGAATACTCATCCTGGGTGGCGTTTACCTTGCTGGAGAAGGTACTAGACGAATTCTCCAAGCAGGTCGACAGGATAGACTGGCCAGTTGGATCCCCTGGTACCAGCCAGTATGCAGGCCTGGATGGTCACCTCAGTAGATACCAGAACCCCCGAGAAGCTCACCCCATGACTAAAGTGCAGGCTGAACTAGATGAGACCAAAATCATCCTGCAGAACACCACGGAGTCTCTGTTAGAGCGAGGCGGGAAGCTAGATGACCTGGTGTCCAAGTCCGAAGCACTGGGAATACAGTTTAAAGCCTTTTATAAAACGGCCCAGAAGCAAAACTCATGCTGTGCGATCATGTGA
- the LOC137753051 gene encoding synaptobrevin homolog YKT6-like isoform X2, with protein MKLYSLSVLYKGYAKAVLLKAAYDVSSFSFFQRSSVQEFMASTSQLIVECSLKGSKASTKEQEYLCHVYVTNDSLAGVVIADSEYSSWVAFTLLEKVLDEFSKQVDRIDWPVGSPGTSQYAGLDGHLSRYQNPREAHPMTKVQAELDETKIILAQKQNSCCAIM; from the exons ATGAAGCTCTACAGCCTCAGCGTCCTGTACAAAGGCTATGCTAAAGCGGTGCTGCTCAAAGCCGCGTACGATGTGTCCTCCTTCAGCTTCTTCCAGAGATCCAGCGTTCAGGAATTCATGGCCTCCACAAGTCAACTGATTGTGGAGTGCTCCTTGAAAGGCAGCAAAGCTTCTACCAAAGAACAAGAATATCTGTGCCATGTCTACGTGACAAATGACAGTCTGGCGGGAGTGGTCATTGCTGACAGTGAATACTCATCCTGGGTGGCGTTTACCTTGCTGGAGAAGGTACTAGACGAATTCTCCAAGCAGGTCGACAGGATAGACTGGCCAGTTGGATCCCCTGGTACCAGCCAGTATGCAGGCCTGGATGGTCACCTCAGTAGATACCAGAACCCCCGAGAAGCTCACCCCATGACTAAAGTGCAGGCTGAACTAGATGAGACCAAAATCATCCT GGCCCAGAAGCAAAACTCATGCTGTGCGATCATGTGA